A window of the Pseudomonas fluorescens genome harbors these coding sequences:
- a CDS encoding tetratricopeptide repeat protein: MPQSRRYLLISLGLVLVLIVAWLSLRSTAPVVPEAIKHGYSEALAAARAGQPGAARVLYQQLGRPDLSVKRRVWLHAELPNYPSPQALKLADADLQNASPDVRLAAIKSVTGLVPGGQRSLLLGPLLDDEDQTVRFAAINALLGLSPDQLGLYFAPLQQGIDVWEQALKAQPESAANYVQLARLYLHNAELKQAQEALEQTLRLDPGNLPALVMQIEVLDRQGQSDAARQLLARQLKAQPDSAYLQHALGLWLLHHDQREYALLGLSKAVELEPDNKDYRYDLATTLHGAEELEAAQKQLQEIVQRHPADRKARVLLINYWKESGQLQNVQILLAQLEQMNPDDPSLQQGL; the protein is encoded by the coding sequence ATGCCTCAGTCTCGCCGCTACTTGCTCATCAGCCTCGGCCTTGTGCTGGTCCTTATTGTGGCCTGGCTGTCATTGCGCAGTACCGCGCCCGTGGTGCCGGAAGCGATCAAGCATGGGTACAGCGAAGCGCTGGCCGCCGCTCGGGCTGGCCAACCGGGTGCCGCGCGGGTTTTGTATCAGCAACTGGGGCGTCCGGATCTGTCGGTCAAGCGGCGCGTCTGGCTGCATGCCGAGCTGCCCAATTACCCGAGCCCGCAGGCCCTGAAGTTGGCGGACGCCGATCTGCAAAACGCATCGCCGGACGTGCGGCTGGCAGCGATCAAAAGCGTGACCGGCCTGGTGCCGGGCGGTCAGCGCAGCCTGCTGCTCGGTCCGTTGCTCGACGATGAGGATCAGACCGTACGCTTTGCTGCGATCAACGCCCTGCTCGGCTTGTCTCCGGATCAACTGGGCCTGTATTTCGCGCCGCTCCAGCAAGGCATCGACGTGTGGGAGCAGGCGCTGAAGGCCCAGCCGGAAAGCGCGGCCAACTACGTGCAACTGGCGCGCCTGTATCTGCACAACGCCGAGCTCAAACAGGCACAGGAAGCACTGGAGCAGACCTTGCGTCTGGACCCCGGCAACCTGCCGGCGCTGGTGATGCAGATCGAAGTGCTGGACCGCCAGGGCCAGAGCGACGCCGCGCGGCAACTGCTCGCCCGACAATTGAAGGCCCAACCCGATTCGGCTTATCTGCAACATGCGCTGGGCCTCTGGCTGCTGCACCACGATCAACGCGAGTACGCCCTGCTCGGCCTGTCCAAAGCCGTGGAACTGGAGCCTGACAACAAAGACTACCGCTACGACCTCGCCACCACCCTGCACGGCGCAGAAGAACTGGAGGCGGCGCAAAAGCAGCTCCAGGAAATCGTCCAGCGTCACCCGGCTGATCGCAAGGCGCGGGTGCTGTTGATCAATTACTGGAAAGAAAGCGGGCAGTTGCAGAACGTACAAATTCTGCTGGCCCAGCTTGAGCAGATGAACCCGGACGATCCTTCGTTGCAGCAAGGCCTCTAA
- a CDS encoding FUSC family protein — translation MQSLLIYFKAVIHPSQAVLLFGLRTIAAGLLTLYLAFLFDLDQPKWSIMAVVIISQPLAGMALARSFGQIIGTTLGAVVAVLLMAIFPQAPLPFITTLALWLALCTAGGTLLRYTSSQAFVLSGYTAVVVALLAIPDQDGTFLLAVTRVTETLLAVACVCVVSLLTARPEAVSRNYFAKVDQVIRLVATHSAAVLRTEESEADFQRRQMQLLGEISALEGLRRHLYFDAPRLRSANNLVLLLGNQLMLLTSRLTALRHQRELLTERWEGDLPLDIQQLRAEELALLDQLAQQGRSLPAEVRHQFVALQQQFEALAYKAEQLTEDMSATLRSLAWALRWEQARLLQQLEQILELSDAIQEGREASCMFRGQSNPLHLDFTLATMNAIRAFSALLAAGLIWIETAWDGARGGMILVGILCSLMATFPRPLIAAQSYARGLGLALVVSAFYQFMLVPAISDFEMLALLLAPLLYVIAVGLSSPATAGIGMGLGLSSFLMLGPQNVGTGQNTAIQWFEFAGAYVSAAMLALIVYAWIFPFRPALRIRRFYNEAREQVYELIKSPATDEQQFAFESRMVDRLTSMLGVLPAANDREMQRLYEISLGCVALGVAMHQLRQQAQNNALLTDAFGRQLSTALRQTGRFVAGRPDVRQTPLLTTLHALGDELDALHVATHEHLWSVFRMRVALLIVVSFLERHGEHLQPDRSEGEPVLAH, via the coding sequence ATGCAATCCCTGCTTATTTATTTCAAGGCGGTGATCCACCCCAGCCAGGCCGTGCTGCTGTTTGGTTTGCGTACCATTGCCGCCGGATTGCTGACCTTGTACCTGGCGTTCCTGTTCGATCTGGACCAGCCGAAGTGGTCGATCATGGCCGTCGTGATCATCAGCCAGCCACTGGCCGGGATGGCGCTGGCACGCAGCTTCGGGCAAATCATCGGGACGACCCTTGGCGCGGTGGTGGCGGTGCTGCTGATGGCGATTTTCCCCCAGGCGCCGTTGCCGTTCATCACGACCCTGGCACTGTGGCTGGCCCTGTGCACGGCCGGCGGCACGTTACTGCGCTATACCAGCTCCCAGGCGTTCGTGCTCAGCGGGTATACCGCCGTGGTGGTGGCGCTGCTGGCGATTCCGGATCAGGACGGCACTTTTCTTTTGGCGGTGACCCGGGTTACTGAAACCTTGCTGGCGGTGGCGTGCGTGTGCGTGGTCAGCCTGCTGACGGCGCGGCCCGAGGCGGTATCGCGCAACTATTTCGCGAAGGTCGATCAGGTGATCAGGTTGGTCGCTACTCATTCGGCTGCCGTCCTTAGAACAGAAGAAAGCGAAGCAGACTTTCAGCGTCGGCAAATGCAGCTGCTGGGGGAAATCAGCGCCCTTGAAGGCCTGCGCCGGCATTTGTATTTCGACGCTCCGCGCCTGCGCAGTGCCAACAATCTGGTGTTGTTGCTGGGTAATCAGCTGATGTTGCTGACCTCGCGCCTCACCGCGTTGCGTCATCAGCGGGAATTACTCACCGAACGCTGGGAGGGCGATCTGCCGCTGGACATCCAGCAACTGCGTGCCGAGGAGCTGGCACTGCTTGATCAGCTCGCACAGCAAGGACGCTCATTGCCAGCCGAGGTGCGGCACCAGTTCGTCGCGCTGCAACAGCAATTCGAAGCGCTCGCCTACAAGGCCGAACAACTGACGGAAGACATGAGTGCAACCCTGCGCTCTCTGGCCTGGGCATTGCGCTGGGAACAGGCGCGGCTGTTGCAGCAACTGGAACAGATTCTCGAACTGAGCGATGCGATACAGGAAGGGCGGGAAGCCAGCTGCATGTTTCGTGGCCAGTCCAATCCCTTGCATCTGGATTTCACCCTCGCAACGATGAACGCCATCCGCGCCTTCAGCGCATTACTGGCGGCCGGGTTGATCTGGATCGAAACTGCCTGGGACGGCGCGCGGGGCGGGATGATCCTGGTGGGGATCCTGTGTTCGTTGATGGCGACGTTTCCGCGACCTCTTATCGCCGCCCAGAGTTACGCCCGAGGGCTGGGACTGGCCTTGGTAGTGTCGGCCTTCTATCAGTTCATGCTGGTCCCGGCGATCAGTGATTTCGAAATGTTGGCCTTGTTGCTCGCGCCTTTGCTGTATGTGATCGCGGTCGGACTGTCCAGCCCGGCCACCGCCGGTATCGGCATGGGGCTGGGGCTATCGAGTTTTCTGATGCTCGGGCCGCAGAACGTCGGCACCGGGCAGAACACCGCCATTCAATGGTTCGAATTTGCCGGTGCCTACGTCAGTGCAGCGATGCTGGCCCTGATCGTCTATGCCTGGATCTTTCCGTTCCGCCCGGCCCTGCGCATCCGGCGCTTTTACAACGAGGCAAGGGAGCAGGTCTACGAACTGATCAAGAGTCCGGCCACCGACGAACAGCAATTCGCCTTCGAAAGCCGGATGGTCGATCGCCTGACCTCAATGCTGGGCGTGTTGCCGGCCGCCAATGATCGGGAAATGCAGCGTCTGTATGAAATCAGTCTCGGCTGTGTGGCGCTGGGCGTGGCCATGCACCAGCTCAGGCAACAGGCGCAAAACAACGCATTGCTCACAGACGCTTTTGGTCGACAGCTGTCGACGGCATTGCGTCAGACCGGTCGTTTCGTCGCCGGTCGCCCGGACGTGCGCCAGACACCGTTGCTGACGACGCTGCATGCGCTTGGCGATGAGCTGGATGCCTTGCATGTCGCCACCCATGAACACTTGTGGTCGGTGTTTCGCATGCGTGTGGCCCTGTTGATCGTGGTGTCGTTTCTGGAGCGACATGGCGAGCATTTGCAGCCCGACCGTTCTGAAGGAGAGCCCGTCCTTGCCCATTGA
- a CDS encoding DUF1656 domain-containing protein encodes MPIDFEIGGVYLPPIAQALLLAIPVFLLLDWGLRRLGVLRFVWHEALFEGALYACVCATLILLMGA; translated from the coding sequence TTGCCCATTGATTTCGAGATTGGCGGCGTTTACCTGCCTCCCATCGCCCAGGCGCTGTTGCTGGCCATACCGGTTTTTCTGCTGCTCGACTGGGGTTTGCGCCGGCTCGGCGTCTTGCGCTTTGTCTGGCACGAGGCGCTGTTCGAAGGCGCCCTGTATGCCTGTGTGTGCGCCACACTGATTTTGCTGATGGGAGCCTGA
- a CDS encoding biotin/lipoyl-binding protein has translation MKTLLTRLTTLAVVLLAIVLGWFAWEHYTRAPWTRDARVRADVVTLSADVSGRIVTLAVQDNQHVDKGQLLLEIDPARYSLAVEHAKRSVEVSKATLGQSQAAIVASEALLKQRQSEERRRRTLKQGFAISGEEWEKSSTDVAVAQADLLRNQANLGLAEANVQLAIAALTQAELDLQRTRVEAPVSGYVTNLLTRQGDYAVAGGALLALVDSGSFYVSGYFEETKLPRIAEGDRVRIELMSGEKFGGTVQSIAFAIADRENAPGSRLLANINPSYTWVKLAQRVPVRIGIDPDYAGKDRLRAGTTATVTVLENHERQVQKSPATE, from the coding sequence TTGAAGACGTTGCTCACTCGATTGACGACATTGGCAGTGGTGCTGCTGGCGATCGTGCTTGGCTGGTTTGCCTGGGAACATTACACCCGTGCCCCATGGACGCGGGATGCGCGGGTGAGGGCGGATGTGGTGACGCTATCGGCCGATGTTTCGGGCCGCATCGTCACGCTGGCGGTGCAGGACAACCAGCATGTCGACAAGGGCCAGTTGTTGCTGGAGATCGACCCGGCTCGCTACAGCCTCGCCGTCGAGCATGCGAAACGTTCGGTGGAGGTCTCAAAAGCCACGCTCGGGCAGTCGCAAGCGGCCATAGTTGCCAGCGAGGCGTTGCTCAAACAGCGTCAGAGCGAAGAGCGCCGGCGACGTACGCTCAAACAAGGGTTCGCGATTTCCGGGGAGGAATGGGAGAAGTCGAGTACCGACGTGGCCGTGGCCCAGGCTGATCTGCTGCGCAATCAGGCGAATCTCGGGCTGGCCGAAGCAAATGTGCAATTGGCGATTGCCGCGTTGACCCAGGCTGAACTTGATCTGCAACGCACACGTGTCGAAGCGCCGGTCAGCGGTTATGTCACCAATCTGCTGACCCGGCAGGGGGATTACGCGGTGGCCGGCGGCGCCTTGTTGGCGCTGGTGGACAGCGGCTCCTTTTATGTCAGCGGTTATTTCGAGGAGACCAAGCTGCCACGGATTGCGGAGGGTGACCGGGTGCGAATTGAATTGATGAGTGGGGAAAAATTCGGCGGCACTGTGCAAAGCATTGCCTTCGCCATTGCTGACCGGGAAAACGCGCCGGGCAGTCGATTGCTGGCCAATATCAACCCCAGTTACACCTGGGTGAAACTGGCGCAACGGGTGCCGGTGCGGATTGGCATCGATCCCGATTACGCAGGCAAGGACCGACTGAGAGCCGGCACTACCGCGACGGTCACGGTGCTGGAAAACCATGAAAGACAGGTACAAAAAAGCCCCGCGACCGAATGA